Proteins from one Fragaria vesca subsp. vesca linkage group LG6, FraVesHawaii_1.0, whole genome shotgun sequence genomic window:
- the LOC101298916 gene encoding thymidylate kinase-like produces MSHASYLTVCKALNFGARPLRRSSYFPFNFPQKAFFRRIQMADSSHDCSLRSSKEDSRGALVVLEGLDRCGKTTQSSRLVKHLESLGYSAELWRYPDRTTSVGQMISSYLSNKSQLDDRTIHLLFSANRWEKRSLMESKLKSGTTLVIDRYSYSGVAFSSAKGLDIEWCKAPEIGLLAPDVVLYLDIPPEKAAERGGYGGERYEQLEFQKKVGQRYKDLHSANWKIIDACSTMEDVEKQLREIVLGYVKTCQEGKPLSCLWSC; encoded by the exons ATGAGCCATGCTTCTTATCTCACAGTTTGCAAGGCTTT GAATTTTGGAGCGAGACCGCTGCGAAGATCATCATATTTTCCTTTCAACTTTCCCCAAAAGGCTTTTTTTAGGCGGATTCAGATGGCAGATAGTAGTCATGATTGTAGCCTAAGAAGTAGCAAGGAGGATTCAAGAGGTGCGTTGGTTGTTTTGGAAGGCTTGGATCGTTGCGGGAAGACAACACAGTCTAGTAGACTAGTTAAACACTTGGAGAGTTTAGGGTATTCAGCTGAATTATGGAGGTATCCTGACAGGACTACAAGTGTTGGGCAAATGATTTCTTCTTATCTTTCAAACAAATCGCAACTGGATGATCGTACTATCCATCTTCTTTTTAGTGCCAACCGGTGGGAGAAGAG ATCATTGATGGAAAGTAAATTGAAAAGTGGAACCACTCTTGTCATTGACCGGTATTCTTATTCTGGGGTGGCATTCTCATCTGCCAAAGGACTGGACATTGAATGGTGTAAG GCTCCTGAGATTGGGTTGTTGGCCCCAGATGTTGTTCTGTACCTTGACATACCACCTGAG AAAGCTGCGGAAAGAGGGGGATATGGAGGTGAGAGATATGAGCAGCTTGAATTTCAGAAGAAAGTTGGCCAAAGATACAAGGACCTCCACAGTGCCAATTGGAAG ATCATAGATGCGTGTTCAACCATGGAGGATGTTGAGAAACAGTTGCGAGAGATAGTATTGGGTTATGTAAAGACATGCCAGGAAGGAAAACCCCTCTCATGTCTCTGGTCTTGCTAG
- the LOC101298243 gene encoding lysine histidine transporter 1-like — MEEQSQTDEKLERQKQIDDWLPITSSRNATWWHSAFHNVNSMVGVGVLSLPYAMSNLGWGPGVVILVLSWVITLFTLWQMVEMHEMVPGKRFDRYHELGQHAFGEKLGLWIVVPQQLVCEVGVNIVYMVSGGKTLQKVHSIVRKGKNPIKLTYFIMIYASAQFVLAHLPSFGSITGVSLTAAVMCLSYSTIAWTSSVHKGVQADVEYGYKAHTASGTAFNFFTALGDVAFAYAGHNVVLEIQATLPSSPDKPSKKLMWRGVIIAYTVVALCYFPVALIGYYTFGNKVEDNILISLEKPAWLIITANMFVVIHIIGGYQLFAMPVFDMIETVLVKKLHFRPTQTLRFITRNVYVAFTMFVGISFPFFGGLLGFFGGFAFSPTTYFLPCVIWLAIKKPRKFSLSWFINWICITLGVLLMLLSPIGGLRHIILQAKDYDFYN; from the exons ATGGAGGAGCAATCACAGACAGATGAAAAGCTAGAGAGGCAGAAGCAAATTGATGATTGGCTTCCAATTACTTCCTCAAGGAATGCAACCTGGTGGCACTCAGCTTTCCATAATGTTAACTCCATGGTTGGAGTTGGTGTCCTAAGTCTTCCTTATGCCATGTCGAATCTAGGATG GGGTCCTGGCGTAGTTATTCTAGTACTATCATGGGTGATCACTTTATTCACATTATGGCAAATGGTTGAGATGCATGAAATGGTACCTGGGAAGCGATTCGATAGGTATCATGAACTGGGTCAGCATGCCTTTGGTGAAAAGCTTGGTCTTTGGATTGTGGTGCCCCAACAGCTAGTTTGCGAAGTTGGTGTGAACATCGTGTATATGGTGTCAGGAGGAAAAACACTGCAGAAGGTGCATAGCATAGTTCGGAAAGGCAAGAACCCGATCAAACTCACCTACTTCATCATGATCTATGCCTCGGCTCAGTTTGTACTCGCACATCTCCCCAGCTTTGGCTCCATTACTGGCGTGTCCTTAACTGCAGCAGTCATGTGCTTAAG TTACTCTACTATTGCATGGACATCTTCCGTACATAAGGGTGTTCAGGCAGATGTAGAATACGGATACAAAGCTCATACTGCATCGGGGACAGCTTTCAACTTCTTCACTGCCTTGGGAGACGTCGCGTTCGCCTATGCAGGCCATAATGTGGTTTTGGAGATCCAAGCAACACTCCCTTCTTCACCTGACAAGCCATCCAAGAAGCTTATGTGGAGAGGGGTGATCATTGCCTATACAGTCGTCGCTTTGTGCTATTTCCCGGTGGCCCTCATCGGATATTATACTTTTGGCAATAAAGTCGAGGACAACATCCTGATCTCCTTGGAGAAGCCTGCATGGCTCATCATAACAGCCAACATGTTTGTGGTTATTCATATTATTGGAGGTTATCAG CTATTTGCAATGCCAGTATTCGACATGATAGAAACTGTCCTGGTAAAGAAACTGCATTTTAGGCCTACACAAACTCTACGCTTCATTACGAGGAATGTATACGTTG CATTCACAATGTTCGTGGGCATTAGTTTCCCCTTCTTTGGTGGACTTCTGGGATTTTTTGGAGGATTTGCTTTCTCGCCAACAACCTACTTC CTCCCTTGCGTAATCTGGCTAGCCATAAAGAAACCACGGAAGTTTAGCTTATCTTGGTTCATTAACTGG ATTTGCATTACACTGGGTGTCCTGCTCATGCTCCTATCACCTATAGGAGGGTTAAGGCATATAATACTTCAAGCGAAGGACTACGATTTCTACAATTAA
- the LOC101297948 gene encoding uncharacterized protein LOC101297948: METQSPIILPPLPILFSFFFTIYLIAYFIVFRTWSPKIRPEASSCLISLAHGTPAVFFSSYALLSDPSTGFAAANTRLQNSVLEFSVAYFLMDLLHYLIFFPGDVLFIGHHLATLFVFLTCRYVASRGALAVLGLLILAEVTSLCQNVWTLANARRREVEFAAKVYDFLSPPFYVLYSIVRGFVGPYFVYRMTAFYASGAAEGLIPRWVWLSWIVVVVAAISVSIMWISNLWVELFRDRSGKLEKKTR; the protein is encoded by the coding sequence ATGGAAACACAGAGCCCAATAATCCTCCCACCCCTCCCAATCCTCTTCTCCTTCTTCTTCACCATCTACCTCATCGCCTACTTCATCGTCTTCCGCACATGGAGCCCCAAGATCCGACCCGAAGCCTCCAGCTGTCTCATCTCCCTCGCCCACGGCACCCCCGCCGTCTTCTTCTCCTCCTACGCCCTCCTCTCCGATCCCTCCACCGGCTTCGCCGCCGCCAACACGCGCCTCCAGAACTCCGTCCTCGAATTCAGCGTCGCCTATTTCCTCATGGATCTTCTCCACTACCTAATCTTCTTCCCCGGCGACGTCCTCTTCATCGGCCACCACCTCGCCACGCTCTTCGTCTTCCTCACGTGCCGCTACGTCGCCTCACGCGGCGCGTTGGCCGTCCTGGGGCTCCTGATCCTCGCCGAGGTCACGAGCCTCTGCCAGAACGTGTGGACGCTCGCCAACGCGCGGCGGAGGGAGGTGGAGTTCGCCGCCAAGGTGTATGATTTCTTGTCTCCTCCTTTTTATGTGCTCTATTCGATTGTGAGGGGCTTTGTGGGCCCTTATTTCGTGTATAGGATGACTGCTTTTTATGCTAGCGGCGCCGCCGAGGGGTTGATTCCCCGGTGGGTGTGGCTTTCGTGGATTGTTGTGGTAGTGGCTGCTATTTCTGTTAGCATTATGTGGATTTCGAATCTTTGGGTGGAGTTGTTTAGAGATAGGAGTGGCAAGTTGGAAAAGAAAACTAGATAG
- the LOC101299213 gene encoding transcription factor GTE9-like, which produces MTMAKKNRYPGGGGYYGGVFEPAGEYECSGSSGRMDTEMSVSEGSSAPKRKCISSVSDYSDVFRVPKQVLPVSSMLSSERKDLISKLRTELERIQVLKKRVEMHRSNGVTVSSSSDILSCSNGLHVENLPNSTAALSSGQGKPQYPVAQKVHELNRSNFGRFKSVNQASTPSTATVMLMKQCKTVLQRLMNQKCAHPFVKPVDIVALKIPDYFTIIKHPMDLGTIQKKLTSGVYSSPLEFAADVRLTFTNAMTYNPGDNLVHVYADDLSKKFELWWKPIEKKIQKAEPPAKTPAHEDMETAKPILPSRKRPITSMPREVKSEPAKRVMSVKDRQNLVRDLESLPPEDIPSSIINFLREHSSKGEDNPEGEIEISIDDFSDDSLFTIRKLLDEHAQEKEKNHVMAEPCSMELLNDSGLSNSSMQPCEGNDLDEEDVDIGGNEPPVSSYPPVEIEKDTCHRSSKNISPSSSSESDSSSSESDSDDDSKASSPVLQPFRSEAQADEKTTVGNPLEGTQSDSGLDQVEETSQPKPSSVESDSRQDGDSAPTERSVSPDKQHRAAMLKHRFADTILRAQAKTFDQGDKGDPEKLRRQREKLELQQKKEKARLQAEAKAAEEARRKKEAEALAEAKRKRELEREAARQALLQMEKTVEINDSRFLQDLEMQMLTAPMEQLPIKVDETTSPDHSDDGLGGFKFHGSNPLEQLGLFMKKDQDDEEEEAADLVAPKPVDDIEEGEIDIE; this is translated from the exons ATGACAATGGCCAAGAAGAACAGGTACCCTGGAGGGGGAGGGTATTACGGCGGTGTTTTTGAGCCGGCAGGTGAGTATGAGTGCTCGGGTAGCTCAGGAAGAATGGACACAGAAATGTCAGTCTCTGAGGGTTCGAGTGCTCCGAAAAGGAAGTGCATTAGTTCGGTTTCCGATTATAGTGACGTTTTCAGGGTGCCCAAGCAAGTTCTTCCGGTGTCAAGCATGTTGTCATCAGAAAGGAAGGATTTGATAAGTAAGTTGAGGACCGAGCTTGAACGGATTCAAGTACTTAAGAAGAGAGTTGAAATGCATAGGAGCAATGGTGTTACAGTGTCATCTTCTAGTGATATCCTCAGCTGTAGCAATGGGCTGCATGTGGAAAACTTGCCTAATTCAACAGCAGCTTTATCTTCTGGACAGGGGAAACCGCAGTACCCTGTGGCTCAGAAAGTGCATGAATTGAATCGCAGCAATTTTGGTAGGTTTAAGTCTGTCAATCAGGCTTCAACACCTAGCACTGCAACTGTAATGTTGATGAAACAATGCAAGACGGTATTGCAACGGTTAATGAACCAAAAATGTGCACATCCCTTTGTTAAACCTGTTGATATAGTGGCATTAAAGATTCCAGATTACTTCACTATTATCAAGCATCCAATGGATTTGGGTACAATACAGAAAAAGCTAACTTCAGGAGTTTATTCAAGCCCATTGGAGTTTGCTGCTGACGTCAGGCTTACTTTTACCAATGCTATGACTTACAATCCAGGAGACAATCTTGTACATGTATATGCTGATGATCTTAGTAAGAAGTTTGAACTCTGGTGGAAACCCATTGAGAAGAAAATCCAAAAGGCAGAACCACCAGCTAAAACTCCTGCTCATGAAGACATGGAAACTGCCAAGCCAATCCTCCCCTCAAGAAAGAGGCCAATCACTTCAATGCCACGTGAAGTAAAGTCTGAGCCTGCTAAGCGGGTAATGTCAGTGAAGGACAGGCAAAATCTGGTGAGAGATTTGGAGTCTTTGCCTCCAGAAGATATTCCTTCAAGTATCATCAATTTCTTGAGGGAACACAGTTCAAAAGGAGAGGACAATCCAGAAGGTGAGATTGAGATTAGCATCGATGACTTCAGTGATGATAGCTTGTTTACGATCCGGAAACTCTTGGATGAGCATGCACAAGAGAAAGAAAAGAACCATGTCATGGCTGAGCCTTGTTCAATGGAG CTTTTGAATGACTCTGGATTGAGCAATTCGTCCATGCAGCCATGTGAAG GGAATGACCTCGATGAGGAGGATGTTGATATTGGTGGAAACGAGCCCCCTGTCTCAAGCTATCCTCCTGTTGAGATAGAAAAGGATACTTGTCACAGAAGCAGTAAAAACATAAGCCCAAGCAGCTCCAGTG AGTCGGATTCAAGCAGTTCCGAGAGTGACAGTGACGATGATTCTAAGGCCTCTAGTCCA GTACTACAACCCTTCCGTTCTGAAGCTCAAGCAGATGAAAAGACAACAGTTGGAAATCCGCTTGAAGGAACTC AGTCTGATAGTGGGTTGGATCAAGTTGAAGAAACTTCCCAGCCAAAGCCAAGTTCTGTTGAATCAGATAGCCGTCAGGATG GGGACAGTGCTCCCACAGAGAGGTCAGTCTCCCCTGATAAGCAGCATAGAGCCGCTATGTTGAAGCATCGTTTTGCTGATACCATTTTAAGAGCTCAAGCGAAAACCTTTGATCAG GGTGACAAAGGGGATCCGGAGAAATTGCGGCGACAGAGGGAGAAACTTGAACTGCAACAGAAGAAAG AAAAGGCTCGGTTGCAAGCAGAAGCTAAAGCTGCCGAGGAAGCAAGAAGAAAAAAAGAAGCAGAAGCTCTAGCCGAGGCTAAAAGGAAGAGGGAGCTTGAGAGGGAAGCAGCTAGACAGGCATTGCTGCAG ATGGAGAAGACTGTTGAAATCAATGACTCTCGGTTCCTTCAAGATCTGGAAATGCAAATGCTTACAGCCCCCATGGAGCAGTTACCAATCAAAGTAGATGAAACTACAAGCCCAGATCATTCAGATGATGGATTAGGTGGTTTCAAGTTTCATGGCAGTAACCCCTTGGAACAACTCGGCTTGTTCATGAAAAAGGATCAGGATGACGAGGAAGAAGAAGCTGCTGATCTCGTTGCCCCAAAACCTGTAGATGATATAGAGGAGGGAGAAATCGATATTGAGTAA
- the LOC101297657 gene encoding F-box protein At5g07610-like has protein sequence MVQRLYPKRCRSSLAETVANLEELLTEILLRVPAKPLLRFKCVSKHWLSLISDPKFRHRHTLQNPNSPISAVFPDRSTDFSFIPFPPDHNHISARWNPLEVIANQYGDDIYIMHSCNGLILCRPLGAPSTLRSPYFVLNPTTNQFSTLAIPPCQQVETHILGCFLAFDPSKSPHYKVICLETIDGFELCRRYQIQIYSSETRSWRHLNSSIYRKDRIGYERGVYCNGAIHWVGLYSEMSYFHIDEERVEFVETTLHCYQKKWHEREYRYLRESSGGHLHLIDIYTSCPTNFEVLEMGRDYSGWFVKYHVDLYPLCTAFPNLPYGEFVVLFLDRDENEEDGSLSLLLHSPGNVISCNLKSKTFKSFELTTDERLLVDHRNFMCKETLACV, from the coding sequence ATGGTGCAGAGACTCTACCCCAAACGCTGCCGCAGCAGCCTAGCAGAAACCGTAGCCAACTTGGAAGAACTCCTCACCGAAATCCTTTTGCGCGTGCCGGCTAAACCACTGCTCCGCTTCAAATGTGTCTCCAAGCATTGGCTCTCTCTTATCTCCGACCCCAAATTTCGTCACCGCCACACCCTACAAAACCCAAACTCTCCCATCTCTGCTGTCTTTCCTGACAGGTCAACCGATTTTTCTTTCATCCCTTTTCCTCCTGATCATAACCACATCTCAGCTCGCTGGAATCCTCTTGAAGTCATTGCAAACCAATACGGCGATGACATCTATATTATGCACTCCTGCAATGGCCTCATCTTGTGTCGTCCCCTTGGTGCACCAAGTACGCTGAGGTCCCCGTATTTTGTTCTCAATCCCACAACTAACCAGTTCTCGACACTCGCAATTCCTCCATGTCAGCAGGTTGAAACTCATATCCTTGGTTGCTTTTTGGCCTTTGACCCTTCCAAATCACCTCATTACAAGGTTATCTGCCTTGAAACCATTGATGGATTTGAACTTTGTAGGCGTTACCAAATACAAATATATTCGTCTGAGACTCGAAGTTGGAGGCATCTCAATTCTTCTATCTACAGGAAAGATCGTATCGGCTACGAACGGGGGGTCTACTGCAACGGCGCAATTCATTGGGTAGGCCTGTATTCTGAGATGTCATACTTTCACATCGATGAAGAGCGTGTTGAGTTTGTTGAGACTACTCTTCACTGTTACCAGAAGAAATGGCATGAAAGGGAGTACAGATATCTTAGGGAGTCCAGTGGTGGTCATTTGCATCTCATTGATATTTATACATCCTGTCCTACTAACTTTGAAGTGTTGGAAATGGGAAGAGACTACTCTGGCTGGTTTGTCAAGTACCATGTTGATCTTTATCCCTTGTGCACTGCTTTCCCCAACTTACCTTATGGAGAATTTGTTGTTCTCTTTCTTGATCGAGACGAAAATGAAGAAGACGGCAGTCTGTCCCTGTTGCTACATTCTCCTGGTAATGTCATCTCGTGTAATTTGAAGAGTAAGACCTTCAAATCTTTTGAGTTAACTACTGACGAGCGTTTGCTTGTTGATCATCGTAATTTTATGTGTAAGGAGACATTGGCTTGTGTGTAA
- the LOC101297366 gene encoding probable inactive leucine-rich repeat receptor-like protein kinase At3g03770-like: MKSDFGHVELFTLHFCVNKWTLVRHSRFNLSLPPDTVSLLPLTGLSDADHQLQLLFFLRNHNNVMGIKFDQFDGWMWHPTVNFTLHLIGIQGSQPPTYSAIAMGPRIIPMERDEDSDDSSPPKFAARDGAVPPQQPFSFKAQAHEFSSLGAKKPSRNGKEKSGKSTRPSRSKGSSKTQEQSTFLLRQGISQNGLKSARYMSKPFVGGLLISIDYNSLKEAFSGFGDVTDGKCSLGLLPENLRFVTHGMIYKGKLENGTSVAIRSLAISKKCSTQNLKVQLDLLSKLHHPHLVVLLGHCIECSGQDDSGGNRLFLVYEYISGGNYRTDLSENYPEKVLKWPDRLAILIGVAKAVHFLHTGVIPGSFNNRLKTNNILLDEHRIPKLSDYGMSIITEETVKLEAKGEGPKSCGKNDLEGDVYNFGFILLESLVGPRISGMGEAFVLNEMASFGSQDGRRRIVDPIVLITCSQESLSIVVSITKKCIFPEVSTRPSFEDVLWNLQHAAQVQATCLICSLLLSCL; the protein is encoded by the exons ATGAAATCCGACTTTGGTCATGTGGAATTGTTCACACTGCATTTCTGTGTAAACAAGTGGACATTGGTCAGGCATTCGCGCTTCAACCTCTCTCTGCCACCTGATACTGTCAGCCTCCTACCCCTGACCGGTTTATCTGATGCCGATCACCAGCTGCAGTTACTGTTTTTCCTTCGTAACCACAACAATGTCATGGGGATCAAATTCGACCAATTTGACGGCTGGATGTGGCATCCCACTGTCAACTTCACCCTGCATCTAATCGGTATTCAGGGCTCACAGCCTCCTACCTACAGTGCTATAGCCATGGGGCCTCGCATCATCCCAATGGAGAGAGATGAGG ATTCTGATGATTCAAGCCCTCCCAAGTTTGCCGCCCGTGATGGTGCA GTACCACCACAACAACCCTTCAGTTTCAAAGCGCAAGCTCATGAGTTTTCATCTCTTG GTGCCAAAAAGCCCAGCAGAAATGGAAAAGAGAAAAGCGGTAAAAGCACAAGGCCAAGCAGGTCCAAAG GTTCTTCAAAGACCCAAGAACAATCCACTTTCCTTTTGAGGCAGGGCATTTCCCAGAATGGACTTAAGTCTGCTCGTTACATGTCCAAGCCTTTTGTTGGAG GTCTTTTGATTTCCATCGATTACAATTCACTCAAAGAGGCATTTTCTGGCTTTGGTGACGTGACTGATGGTAAGTGTTCATTGGGTCTGTTACCTGAGAATCTGAGATTCGTAACTCACGGTATG ATTTACAAAGGAAAGTTGGAAAATGGGACCTCAGTTGCAATCAGATCTCTGGCTATATCAAAAAAATGTTCAACTCAAAACCTTAAAGTTCAGCTGGATTTGCTCTCAAAGCTTCACCATCCACACTTGGTTGTCCTGTTGGGTCACTGCATTGAGTGTAGCGGACAAGATGATTCTGGTGGCAACAGACTTTTCCTCGTATATGAATACATCTCTGGTGGGAACTACCGTACCGATCTTTCAG AAAACTATCCAGAGAAGGTTCTCAAGTGGCCTGATAGATTGGCAATCCTTATTGGAGTTGCAAAAGCTGTCCATTTTCTACACACTGGGGTTATTCCAGGTTCTTTCAACAATCGATTGAAAACAAACAACATATTGCTAGATGAGCATAGGATTCCAAAGCTGAGTGACTATGGGATGTCTATCATCACAGAAGAAACTGTGAAACTTGAG GCAAAAGGAGAAGGCCCAAAATCCTG CGGTAAAAATGATCTGGAGGGTGATGTTTACAACTTTGGATTTATACTACTTGAATCACTTGTTGGTCCTAGAATAAGTGGAATGGGCGAAGCCTTTGTGCTGAACGAAATG GCATCGTTTGGGAGCCAAGATGGCCGAAGAAGAATTGTGGATCCAATCGTGTTGATTACTTGCTCACAAGAGTCATTATCCATTGTGGTATCGATCACAAAGAAATGCATATTTCCAGAAGTATCAACTCGTCCCTCTTTTGAAGATGTGCTTTGGAACCTGCAGCATGCAGCTCAAGTCCAGGCCACCTGTCTGATATGCTCTTTACTACTGTCTTGCTTGTAA